In Thermobaculum terrenum ATCC BAA-798, one genomic interval encodes:
- a CDS encoding carbohydrate ABC transporter permease, with protein sequence MTTTAPTRQARLSIRAREAIYGYLFIAPAVLGFILWIAGPMIFSAWVSLTQWDMLSPPKIVGLQNYRQMLEDNLFWQSLKVTMYFTIVSVPIFQVLAFAVALLMNVKVRGITVFRTIYYLPSIVPVVASSMLWAWIFNSDFGLLNSLLQAVGLPKVLWLQDPTWAMPALIVMSLWGIGGTMLIYLAGLQGVPAQLYEAAEIDGANKWQQFLHVTVPMMSPVIFFNLVLGLIGALQTFTQGYIITNGGPGNSTLFYVLYLYRQAFTYFNMGYASAMAWVLFVIILALTLLVFRYVGRMVYYEDESR encoded by the coding sequence ATGACGACCACGGCCCCCACAAGGCAGGCACGCCTCTCCATCCGCGCCAGAGAGGCCATCTACGGCTATCTGTTCATCGCGCCGGCGGTGCTCGGCTTCATCCTGTGGATAGCGGGCCCCATGATCTTCTCGGCCTGGGTGAGCCTCACCCAATGGGACATGCTCAGCCCACCCAAGATCGTGGGGCTGCAGAACTACCGCCAGATGCTCGAGGACAACTTGTTCTGGCAGTCCCTGAAGGTCACGATGTACTTCACCATCGTCTCGGTACCTATCTTCCAGGTGCTGGCCTTCGCGGTGGCCCTGCTGATGAACGTGAAGGTGCGGGGCATAACCGTGTTCCGCACCATCTACTATCTGCCCAGCATCGTGCCTGTGGTCGCCAGCTCGATGCTCTGGGCCTGGATCTTCAACTCGGACTTCGGGCTCCTCAACAGCCTGCTGCAGGCCGTGGGGCTGCCCAAGGTGTTGTGGCTGCAGGATCCCACCTGGGCTATGCCAGCGCTCATAGTGATGAGCCTGTGGGGCATCGGGGGCACCATGCTGATCTACCTCGCGGGGCTGCAGGGGGTGCCGGCGCAGCTGTACGAGGCCGCGGAGATCGACGGCGCCAATAAGTGGCAGCAGTTCCTGCACGTCACGGTGCCCATGATGTCACCGGTGATCTTCTTTAACCTAGTACTCGGCCTGATAGGAGCCCTGCAGACCTTCACGCAGGGATACATCATCACCAACGGTGGTCCAGGCAACTCAACCCTGTTCTACGTGCTGTACCTCTACAGGCAGGCTTTCACCTACTTCAACATGGGCTACGCCTCGGCCATGGCCTGGGTGTTGTTTGTGATCATCCTGGCGCTGACGCTGCTGGTGTTCCGATATGTCGGCCGGATGGTTTACTACGAGGACGAGTCGAGATAG
- a CDS encoding ABC transporter substrate-binding protein, whose translation MTDSRLSRRQFLTHTGRLALGVATTSLLAGCGSNAGGGASTPGASPTSPSGGTSQGGTTTISMMGWGSPLEKQNVQKGLDMFQQQHPDIKVKWIHVPQDYFTKLKTALAGGTPPDVFWTGNLADYVSRGVVMDITSYVEQDPVIGKPDYFIEPQEKERATINGKWFGIGSCWVIHHLYYNSDILEKAGVEPPSPEPKKAWTWEEFLENCRKLTVDASGKHPGQPGFDPSKVQQWGVSWPTWSLPRDVLVFSNGGEAFTPDYKCHLGEPEAMEAIQALADLAIKHQVAPQAAQMQQLGMSSWQMLASGKLAILVDGSWALQDISKMNFKFGCGVLPKMKKVVTEAQAHCHVICSRTKHPDAAWQLLRFLSSDDYQLGLCKAGLWLPSHTSLLTEDGLKRWITPGVHPEGYDKIATEYLLKYSKNYFYPAGFEQADQILTSALDPVWIGKMTVQEAFKKTNAIGQVNQVLQQAKAKLEAQL comes from the coding sequence ATGACTGACAGTAGGCTATCACGCAGGCAGTTTCTCACCCACACGGGCAGGTTGGCCCTCGGCGTGGCCACGACCTCGCTGCTGGCGGGCTGCGGCAGCAACGCTGGCGGCGGAGCCTCCACCCCTGGGGCCTCGCCCACCTCGCCCTCCGGAGGGACCTCCCAGGGCGGCACCACGACGATCAGCATGATGGGCTGGGGCAGCCCCCTGGAGAAGCAGAACGTCCAGAAGGGGCTCGACATGTTCCAGCAGCAGCACCCCGACATCAAGGTCAAGTGGATCCACGTCCCACAGGATTACTTCACCAAGCTCAAGACGGCCCTCGCCGGAGGTACCCCACCGGACGTCTTCTGGACAGGTAATCTGGCGGACTACGTCTCGCGCGGCGTGGTGATGGACATCACCTCCTACGTCGAGCAGGACCCGGTCATCGGGAAGCCGGACTACTTCATAGAACCCCAGGAGAAGGAGCGCGCGACTATCAACGGCAAGTGGTTCGGTATCGGCTCCTGCTGGGTGATACACCACCTTTACTACAACTCCGATATCCTGGAGAAGGCTGGCGTGGAACCCCCCAGCCCCGAGCCCAAGAAGGCCTGGACGTGGGAGGAGTTTCTGGAAAACTGCCGCAAGCTCACGGTGGATGCCTCGGGCAAGCACCCCGGGCAGCCGGGATTCGATCCCTCTAAGGTGCAGCAATGGGGGGTCAGCTGGCCCACCTGGTCGCTCCCCCGCGACGTGCTGGTGTTCTCCAACGGTGGCGAGGCCTTCACCCCGGACTATAAGTGCCACCTGGGCGAGCCCGAGGCGATGGAGGCTATCCAGGCGCTCGCTGACCTGGCCATCAAGCACCAGGTCGCCCCGCAGGCCGCCCAGATGCAGCAGCTGGGGATGAGCAGCTGGCAGATGCTGGCCTCCGGCAAGCTGGCCATACTCGTCGACGGATCCTGGGCGCTGCAGGACATCTCGAAGATGAACTTCAAGTTCGGCTGCGGCGTGCTGCCCAAGATGAAGAAGGTCGTGACCGAGGCGCAGGCCCACTGCCACGTCATCTGCAGCCGCACCAAGCACCCGGATGCTGCCTGGCAGCTGCTGAGGTTCCTGTCATCGGACGACTACCAGCTCGGGCTCTGCAAGGCGGGCCTGTGGCTGCCAAGCCACACCAGCTTGCTGACGGAGGACGGCCTCAAGCGTTGGATCACCCCGGGCGTGCACCCCGAGGGCTACGACAAGATAGCCACCGAGTACCTGCTCAAGTACTCCAAGAACTACTTCTATCCGGCGGGCTTCGAGCAGGCCGACCAGATCCTGACATCGGCGCTCGACCCCGTGTGGATCGGGAAGATGACCGTTCAGGAGGCTTTCAAGAAGACCAACGCCATCGGGCAGGTCAACCAGGTCCTCCAGCAGGCGAAGGCCAAGCTGGAGGCGCAGCTGTAA